Below is a genomic region from Mycolicibacter hiberniae.
GAAGCACGCGGCTTTCCGGTGGGCGTGGCGGTCGGCAATGACCGGCGGGTTGCGGTGGCCACCAGCGCCGGGCAGGTGTTCAGCTTCGCCCCCGCCTAGACGGCCAGTGGCGGGATGGCCGTGCGCGGCACCTTGACCGAGGTCGCGCCGGCGCTCATCGGCAACAGTTCGCCGGGCGAGAAGTAGAAGATCACCTCGTCGTTGGTGATGGCGAAATTCTGGTAGTGCGCCGGGTCCAGTCCCGATCCCGACGAGATCAGGATCGCCGGCACGCCGGTCTGGCGTTCGAGGTCGCGCTGCACGATGGGAAAGATCGTGTCCAGCGGCTTGCTGTTGGGCGCAAACAGGGTCTCGAAGGTGATCGGCCTGCGGGTCGTCAAATCGTAGTTGAAGGCCTGATACCAGGTCGATGCCTGCGGGCCGCCGAGGTCCTGGAAGATCTTCAGCACGACACTCTGGGTGCCTTTGGCACCTTGGCCCGAGCGGTGCTGTTCGGACGTGGCGTCCATCTCGTAGGGCATGTCCCGCGAGCCGGCCGACTTTGCCACGGTCAAGAACCCGTCGCGGTTCTGAACCAGGTAATCGGTCAGGGTCTGCTGGTCGGGATAGTCGACCGGGAACCGCATGTCCAGGGTGTAGCTGGCGGTGGAGGCGTGCACGTGGCACTGCCCGGAGTCCAGCGTGCCGCCCAGCTCGGCGCAGGGCGACACCGCTGCCGCCGAGGGAAAGTTCGTCATACCCAGCCAGCCGCCTACTGCACCGCCCGCCACCAGGGCGGCCACCAGAATGCGCATTGTCGGTTTGTCTCGCTTTGTCTCGCCTTGCCGCAGCAAGCTGGAATGGCCCCGAAGCCGTCAGCCTACCGGTCCGGTCACCTCGATGGGCGGCAGACGAACGCAATCGCCCGGGCGGCCGGCCCGGTCCCGATCCGGGTGATCACCACCGACAGCGGCACATCCCCGCGCAACTTCAAGCGGCGCCGCAGACCGTCCGGATCGGCTTGCACGTCACGCACACCGCGCACCAGGATCTCCAGCGCGCCGCAGCCGCGTGCGCCGAGCGCCTGCCGCAGCCGCTTCTCGCTGTAGGGCAACTCCTCGAGGACCTCGAATCCGCGCATGCCGTCCGGCAATTCGGCACCGGAGAGATAGGCGATGTCGGGGTCGAGCTGCCACAGCCGGTGGCGGGCGGCGTACTGGCGGACCAGGCCGGCCCGCACGACCGCGCCGTCGGGGTCGATGATCCAGCGTCCCGCCGGCCGCACGTCGCAGTCGGCTGCCTCGGCGTCGGTGATCTGCTCGCCCCGGTCGAGGAGCACGGCGCGGCGGCGAACGCCGGGTTCGGCCAGGCCGGGCGACCACAGGCAGGCTTCGCGTACCGACGCCCGCCACGAGGTGACTTCGATCTCGCCGTCGAATCCGAGTTGGTGGACCTGCGTGAAATCGATTCCGGGAGCAACCTTTACCACCAGGTGGCGCTCGCGGTAAACCTCGAGCAACCGGTCCAGCGCGGGCTGGTAGTCGGCCGGGTCGAAGCGGCGTCGCCCGCCGCCACGCCGGCCCGGGTCGGCCAGCACCACCGTGGCGCGGCTGACCGGCCGCAGTGCGTCGGCGCGCACCAGCCCGACCCCGCCCACGTTGTGACGCGCCATCGCCAGCCGTACCGGATCGAGGTCGCTGCCCAGTACCCGATCGGTGGCCTCGGCCAACGCTGCCAGTTCGGTGCCGACCGAACAGGTGACGTCGTGCACGAGGGCCCCTGGCGCCGCGGCGCCGATCCGTTGCGCGCGGTGCCGTGCGACCGGGGCGGCGCTGGCCTGCTGCAGCGCCTCGTCGGTGAACAGCCAGCGGGCGGTCTGCGGCAGCTCTGCCAGCTTGGCGGCGGCCCGGCGGCGCAGCAGGATGGTCTCGACCAGCGCGGGTGTCCGGTCGCCGTAGCGGCGGCGCAATGCGGTGATGTCGGCGATCCGGGTGGCGTCGCTGAGCTCGAGGCCCGCGATCTCGGCCTGGGCGGCGCTACCGGCCTCCGAGCACAGGTACCGGACGTCTTCCGGCGTAAAGCCGAAGCCGCCTGTCAGGACGGTTTGACCCCGGTGACCAGCAGGTTGTAGAACCAGCCCTTGGGCACCACCCGGCTGAGCACGTTGGCGTCCACCCAGCTCAGGGTGGTCCAACTGCCGAACGCGAACTTCGCCCACTTCCAGCCCAGCTTGCCCGGTGGGACGGTCGACTCGAAGGTGCGGACCGGCCACCCGAGCATGGCGGCGGTGAATTCCTCGCTCGCGGTGCGGACTTCGACGGCGCCGGCGTTGGTCGCCATGCGCTCGAGGTCACTCGGCTTGAAGGTGTGCAGGTCGACGATCCACTCCAGGGCAGCGGCCCGCGAGTTCTCGTCGAGCTCGGCCTGCGGCCGGCGCCACGAACCCATCCCGGGCAGCTTCATCGCCGCGACCGTGGTCTTCCATGTCAGGTCGGCGAGCCGGCGAGCGTATAAATTGCCGACCGTCGTGGGCTCGCCGGCGAATACGAAGCGCCCGCCGGGCTTGAGCACCCGCAGCACCTCGCGCAGCGACAACTCGACGTCGGGGATGTGGTGCAACACCGCATGGCCCACGACCAGGTCGAAGGTGTTGTCCTCGTAGGGGATGCCTTCGGCATCGGCGACCCGGCCGTCGACGTCCAGGCCCAGGTTCTTGCCGTTGCGGGTGGCGACCTTGACCATGCCGGGCGACAGGTCGGTGACCGAACCCTTGCGGGCCACCCCGGACTGCATGAGGTTGAGCAGGAAGAAACCCGTGCCGCAGCCCAGCTCCAGCGCCCGGTCGTAAGGCAGGGCCGCCCGCTCGGCTTCGGGCACGATCACATCGAAGCGGCCCCGCGCATAGTCGATGCAGCGTTCGTCGTAGGAGATCGACCACTTCTCGTCGTACTGCTCGGCTTCCCAGTCGTGGTAGAGCACCTGCGCGAGCTTGCTGTCGTGCCGAGCCGCCTCCACCTGTTCGGCGGTCGCGTGCGGGTTCGGCGTCGGGTCCGTACTCGTCATGGTCAGTCAGCCTAACGGCTGGCCGCTCCCCCGCTCAGATCGCTCCCATGAAGCTCGCGGAAAGCGCGTCGAGGGAGTCGCCGGCGACGCCGGTGTCGCCGCCCAGCGCGCCGGCGATGGTGTCGAGCACCGCCTGGGGGAACGCTTCGAACGCGGCGAGTACATCGGTGAAGCCGGTCTGTAGCGCCGCGGTGATGTCGGCGGGGTCGCCACCGTCGATGGCCTCCCAGATGTGCCAGGCGGCCACCTGCGGCGCGACGATCAGCTCACGGAAGTCGACAAACAGTCCGGTGAGCAGGTCGGGGGTGGCCGGTACGGGCGTCCCGTTCCAGCTGACCATCGTCCAGCCGTCGGCGGGGCTGCCCTGCAGGATGGCCTGGCCGGCGTTCGGGGGCGGCCCGAGTGTTTCGAGCAGCTGCTGAATCAACAGCAGAAATGGCGGGTTCTCGACGTTCATCAGTGCCCAGATCGCGATCGGGCCGCCGCTGGAGTAGGCCACGCTGGTCGGGGGGCCGTCGCCGGCGATGGTGTTCTGGTAGATGGTGTCGATGGCGCCGGTGACCCGCTCGTCGAACACCACCCCGTTCGGAGTGGCCGCAGAGCCCAGCTGTGGCACCAGCACCAACCCGAGCACCCACGCGGCCATGGGCGCGAAATAGCCGATCTGGGTCAGCAGATCGCGCGGCTGGCCTTCCCAGATGCCGGCGTCGATCTCGTTGAGCCCGCTGAGCACCTGCATCTGTATGCCCAGCGCCTCGGCCAGCGGCTCGGCGGTCTGCTGGGTACGCAGGAGCTCCGAGGCGTAGACCCCGCTGATGCCGTCGGGAAACCTCGCCAGGATGGCCTGGGC
It encodes:
- a CDS encoding class I SAM-dependent methyltransferase codes for the protein MTSTDPTPNPHATAEQVEAARHDSKLAQVLYHDWEAEQYDEKWSISYDERCIDYARGRFDVIVPEAERAALPYDRALELGCGTGFFLLNLMQSGVARKGSVTDLSPGMVKVATRNGKNLGLDVDGRVADAEGIPYEDNTFDLVVGHAVLHHIPDVELSLREVLRVLKPGGRFVFAGEPTTVGNLYARRLADLTWKTTVAAMKLPGMGSWRRPQAELDENSRAAALEWIVDLHTFKPSDLERMATNAGAVEVRTASEEFTAAMLGWPVRTFESTVPPGKLGWKWAKFAFGSWTTLSWVDANVLSRVVPKGWFYNLLVTGVKPS
- a CDS encoding THUMP-like domain-containing protein, producing the protein MTGGFGFTPEDVRYLCSEAGSAAQAEIAGLELSDATRIADITALRRRYGDRTPALVETILLRRRAAAKLAELPQTARWLFTDEALQQASAAPVARHRAQRIGAAAPGALVHDVTCSVGTELAALAEATDRVLGSDLDPVRLAMARHNVGGVGLVRADALRPVSRATVVLADPGRRGGGRRRFDPADYQPALDRLLEVYRERHLVVKVAPGIDFTQVHQLGFDGEIEVTSWRASVREACLWSPGLAEPGVRRRAVLLDRGEQITDAEAADCDVRPAGRWIIDPDGAVVRAGLVRQYAARHRLWQLDPDIAYLSGAELPDGMRGFEVLEELPYSEKRLRQALGARGCGALEILVRGVRDVQADPDGLRRRLKLRGDVPLSVVITRIGTGPAARAIAFVCRPSR
- a CDS encoding esterase, with the protein product MRILVAALVAGGAVGGWLGMTNFPSAAAVSPCAELGGTLDSGQCHVHASTASYTLDMRFPVDYPDQQTLTDYLVQNRDGFLTVAKSAGSRDMPYEMDATSEQHRSGQGAKGTQSVVLKIFQDLGGPQASTWYQAFNYDLTTRRPITFETLFAPNSKPLDTIFPIVQRDLERQTGVPAILISSGSGLDPAHYQNFAITNDEVIFYFSPGELLPMSAGATSVKVPRTAIPPLAV
- a CDS encoding histidine phosphatase family protein, with protein sequence MRRGGTRRWSAGALAGAVLVGCAPATAPPPAAAAVPTGIALAAAAEQITLDLVRHGQSTDDLNGILGTLPPGAGLTETGVQQADAVAQAILARFPDGISGVYASELLRTQQTAEPLAEALGIQMQVLSGLNEIDAGIWEGQPRDLLTQIGYFAPMAAWVLGLVLVPQLGSAATPNGVVFDERVTGAIDTIYQNTIAGDGPPTSVAYSSGGPIAIWALMNVENPPFLLLIQQLLETLGPPPNAGQAILQGSPADGWTMVSWNGTPVPATPDLLTGLFVDFRELIVAPQVAAWHIWEAIDGGDPADITAALQTGFTDVLAAFEAFPQAVLDTIAGALGGDTGVAGDSLDALSASFMGAI